From one Lysinibacillus sp. G4S2 genomic stretch:
- a CDS encoding Gfo/Idh/MocA family oxidoreductase, giving the protein MIYGEKNVDKPIRWAMVGGGKGSQIGYIHRSAALRDNNFQLVAGAFDIHPERGKDFGVNLHVDPERCYPDYKTMFEEEAKRADGIQAVSIATPNGTHFEITKAALNAGLHVVCEKPLCFTTKEGEELETLAKIKNRVVGITYGYAGYQMIEQARQMIANGDLGEIRIVKMQFAHGFHSSAVEEGNASTKWRVDPKIAGPSYVLGDLGTHSVYLSEVLLPNLKIKKLMCSRQSFVKSRAPLEDNAFTIMVYDNGAIGEVWSSCVNAGSMHGQTIRVIGSKASIEWWDEHPNQLRYEVQGKPVQVLDRGMDYLYQEALADDRISGGHPEGLFESWSNLYTRFAIAMEATDRGETLENIWYPDIKAGVEGVRWIENCVRSADNGAIWVEYK; this is encoded by the coding sequence ATGATCTATGGAGAAAAAAATGTTGATAAACCAATTCGGTGGGCAATGGTTGGTGGTGGCAAGGGAAGTCAAATTGGGTATATCCATCGTTCAGCAGCATTACGAGATAATAATTTTCAATTAGTAGCTGGAGCATTTGATATTCATCCAGAACGCGGAAAGGATTTCGGGGTCAATTTACATGTTGATCCAGAGCGCTGCTATCCCGATTATAAAACAATGTTTGAGGAAGAAGCTAAACGCGCAGATGGCATTCAGGCTGTTTCTATTGCTACTCCAAATGGAACTCATTTTGAAATAACGAAAGCTGCGTTAAACGCCGGTTTACATGTGGTTTGCGAAAAACCATTATGCTTTACGACCAAAGAGGGTGAAGAATTAGAGACTCTTGCCAAAATAAAAAATCGCGTTGTCGGTATTACATATGGTTATGCTGGATATCAGATGATTGAACAGGCACGTCAGATGATTGCTAACGGAGATTTAGGTGAAATAAGAATTGTCAAAATGCAATTTGCACATGGCTTCCATTCATCAGCGGTTGAAGAAGGAAATGCGAGTACGAAATGGCGTGTCGATCCTAAAATAGCAGGCCCTAGCTATGTATTAGGTGACTTAGGAACACATTCTGTTTATTTATCTGAGGTGCTATTGCCAAATTTAAAAATTAAGAAATTAATGTGCTCACGTCAAAGTTTTGTAAAAAGTCGTGCTCCGTTAGAGGATAATGCTTTTACGATTATGGTATATGATAACGGTGCAATTGGAGAGGTTTGGTCTTCGTGTGTGAATGCTGGTTCCATGCACGGGCAAACGATTCGAGTCATCGGTTCAAAGGCAAGTATTGAATGGTGGGATGAACACCCTAACCAATTACGTTACGAAGTTCAAGGGAAACCTGTCCAAGTTTTAGATCGTGGAATGGACTATCTTTACCAGGAGGCTTTAGCGGATGACCGTATAAGTGGAGGACATCCTGAAGGACTCTTTGAAAGCTGGTCTAATCTATATACGCGTTTTGCCATTGCCATGGAAGCTACGGACCGTGGAGAAACATTAGAAAATATATGGTACCCAGATATTAAAGCAGGTGTCGAAGGAGTTCGGTGGATAGAGAACTGTGTACGTTCTGCTGATAATGGTGCAATTTGGGTTGAATATAAATAA
- the iolE gene encoding myo-inosose-2 dehydratase, with the protein MRTIEKIKFACAPIAWTNDDMPELGKENTFEQCISEMALAGYSGTEIGNKYPKDPAALRKYLEPRQLQVASAWFSTYLTIKPFEETKQAFIQHRDFLHAMGAKVIVVAEQGLSIQGQMDTPLFQEKPIFKDSEWGLLIHGLESLGELAHEKGMEIVYHHHMGTGIQTTEEIEYLMENTSPNKVSLLFDTGHLVFSGEDPLEIFRKYQSRIKHIHFKDIREDVAKEVKEQKDSFLTGVKKGVFTVPGDGIIDFHPIMDAIVGSGYEGWIVVEAEQDPAKANPFEYALKARKYINELIVNKLIVR; encoded by the coding sequence ATGCGAACAATTGAGAAAATCAAATTTGCCTGTGCTCCTATCGCATGGACGAATGATGATATGCCAGAGTTAGGTAAAGAAAATACATTTGAGCAATGCATTAGTGAAATGGCATTAGCCGGCTATTCTGGAACAGAAATTGGTAATAAGTACCCTAAAGATCCAGCTGCATTAAGAAAATATTTAGAACCGAGACAACTTCAGGTGGCAAGTGCCTGGTTCAGTACTTATTTAACAATAAAACCATTTGAAGAGACGAAACAGGCTTTTATCCAGCATCGTGATTTTTTACATGCAATGGGGGCAAAGGTTATTGTTGTAGCGGAACAAGGGCTAAGTATTCAAGGTCAAATGGATACACCCTTATTTCAAGAAAAACCAATTTTTAAAGATTCAGAGTGGGGTTTATTAATACACGGCTTAGAATCCTTAGGTGAATTAGCGCACGAAAAGGGGATGGAGATTGTTTACCATCACCATATGGGAACGGGGATTCAAACAACAGAAGAAATTGAATACTTAATGGAAAATACATCACCCAATAAAGTATCCCTATTGTTCGATACAGGACATTTAGTATTCTCGGGGGAGGATCCTTTGGAGATTTTTAGGAAATATCAATCTCGTATCAAGCATATACACTTTAAAGATATTCGTGAGGATGTGGCAAAAGAAGTTAAAGAACAGAAAGATAGTTTTTTAACAGGGGTTAAAAAAGGTGTCTTTACGGTACCAGGAGATGGAATCATTGACTTTCATCCTATCATGGATGCAATTGTTGGAAGTGGATATGAGGGATGGATAGTAGTAGAGGCCGAGCAAGACCCCGCAAAAGCCAATCCATTTGAATATGCTCTTAAAGCAAGAAAATATATCAATGAATTAATAGTAAACAAACTTATTGTTCGATAA
- a CDS encoding Gfo/Idh/MocA family oxidoreductase, translated as MTLRFGVVGTGAIGREHINRITNKLSGGEIVAVTDVNQDSARQAVEKYQLNAVVYQDDKTLIASENVDAILVTSWGPAHEGTVLAAIEAGKYVFCEKPLATTAEGCRRIIETEMKKGKKLVQVGFMRRYDSGYIQLKHAIENNEIGEPLMIHAAHRNPEVDESYTTEMAVVDTLIHEIDVLHWLVSDDYTSVQVVFPKKTKYAHNQLQDPQLFTIKTKSGIVITVEVFVNCKYGYDIQCEVIGEEGIAKLPEYSSIVLRKAEKLSTNILNDWKSRFMEAYDVELQDFIDSITKTGEPKGPTSWDGYVAAVTSDACVKAQLTGEKEFITLQEKPEFYCETTVSEIMK; from the coding sequence ATGACATTACGATTTGGTGTAGTAGGTACAGGCGCAATAGGTAGAGAACATATTAATAGAATTACAAATAAATTATCTGGTGGTGAAATAGTTGCCGTAACAGATGTTAATCAAGATTCAGCAAGACAAGCAGTTGAAAAATATCAATTGAATGCAGTAGTGTATCAGGATGATAAAACCTTAATTGCCAGTGAAAATGTAGATGCAATACTTGTTACGAGTTGGGGGCCTGCGCATGAAGGAACTGTTTTAGCTGCTATTGAAGCTGGAAAATATGTATTTTGCGAAAAACCTTTAGCAACTACTGCAGAAGGTTGTAGGAGAATAATTGAGACTGAAATGAAGAAAGGGAAAAAATTAGTTCAAGTTGGTTTTATGCGCCGTTATGATAGCGGTTACATCCAATTAAAACATGCGATCGAGAATAATGAAATAGGCGAGCCATTAATGATTCACGCTGCACACCGCAATCCAGAAGTTGACGAAAGCTATACAACTGAGATGGCTGTTGTTGATACATTAATCCATGAAATTGATGTCTTACATTGGCTAGTAAGTGATGATTATACATCAGTACAAGTTGTTTTCCCGAAAAAAACAAAATATGCACATAATCAATTACAGGATCCTCAACTATTTACAATCAAAACGAAAAGCGGAATTGTTATAACTGTAGAGGTATTTGTCAATTGTAAGTATGGATATGATATTCAATGTGAAGTGATTGGCGAAGAGGGAATCGCAAAGTTACCTGAATACTCCAGTATCGTATTAAGAAAAGCTGAAAAATTAAGCACCAATATCTTAAATGATTGGAAATCCCGTTTTATGGAGGCGTATGACGTTGAATTACAGGATTTTATCGATTCAATTACCAAAACTGGTGAACCTAAAGGACCGACATCGTGGGATGGCTATGTTGCAGCTGTAACGTCTGATGCCTGTGTTAAAGCTCAACTAACAGGCGAAAAGGAATTCATTACACTTCAAGAGAAACCAGAGTTTTATTGTGAAACTACAGTTAGTGAAATTATGAAATAA
- a CDS encoding sugar phosphate isomerase/epimerase, which yields MRLAYDPSHYRDNTNLKNTIDTVARLGYEWVELSPRKDFIWFYQYPKVDKQLIKDLKRYCTDAGVKISSVLPVQQWSSPIEEERQAAVRNWKRSIEITSELDVDLMNTEFAGDKSRPVDSEGAFVKSMEELMPLFEKEGINLNIQSHPNDFIELNSEAIRMIRAFDKDWIKLVYSVPHAFYYDDGIGDVARHLDEAGDLLAHVLIADTLNHKAAFGLRYIINPPNANVTIHQHLNPGEGEINFDALYRKLREMKFDGIVTNSVFAYPDKPEWSNEVTLKSIREGLNI from the coding sequence TTGCGTTTAGCATATGATCCGTCACATTACCGTGACAATACTAATTTAAAAAATACTATCGATACAGTTGCTAGATTAGGATATGAATGGGTAGAGTTATCTCCACGTAAAGATTTTATATGGTTTTATCAATATCCGAAGGTTGATAAGCAGCTCATAAAAGATTTAAAAAGATATTGTACAGATGCTGGCGTGAAAATATCTTCTGTACTTCCTGTTCAACAATGGTCTTCACCAATCGAAGAAGAACGTCAGGCTGCGGTGAGGAATTGGAAACGTAGTATAGAGATCACTTCTGAATTGGATGTAGATTTGATGAACACTGAATTTGCCGGTGACAAAAGCCGTCCTGTAGATAGTGAAGGCGCCTTTGTGAAATCAATGGAAGAGCTCATGCCACTTTTTGAAAAGGAAGGCATCAATCTGAATATACAATCCCATCCTAATGATTTTATTGAGTTGAACTCAGAAGCAATTCGAATGATTCGTGCCTTTGATAAAGATTGGATTAAGTTAGTATACTCTGTGCCACACGCTTTCTACTATGATGATGGCATTGGTGATGTAGCAAGGCACTTAGATGAAGCTGGAGATTTACTTGCCCATGTTCTAATTGCTGATACGCTTAATCACAAAGCTGCATTTGGGTTACGTTATATTATTAACCCTCCTAATGCCAATGTAACTATCCATCAGCATTTGAATCCTGGTGAAGGGGAAATTAACTTTGATGCATTGTATCGGAAATTAAGAGAAATGAAGTTTGATGGGATTGTCACAAATTCAGTATTTGCTTATCCTGATAAACCAGAGTGGTCAAATGAAGTAACGCTGAAATCGATTAGAGAGGGATTAAATATTTAG
- a CDS encoding sugar phosphate isomerase/epimerase gives MKLSYVTDSLGHLPFEEMLDFVAELGIDTIEMTTGGWSSAPHLKLDELLESEQKRSEFLTSLEKRNIKLCALNCSGNPLEPGELGKQHQEVTEKTMELAKLLGVKKVIMMSGLPAGGPEDKIPNWITYTISWPPALKEILDYQWNEVAIPYWKSLVKKAGACGVEKIALENFSSQLVYNPETLFRLRNAVGPIVGLNLDPSHLIWMGADPILAARELGEAIHHVHGKDVRLERHLSAVNGVLETKEITDITKRAWNYVAVGCGQDLQWWKEFFSVVKMMGYDAEVSLEMEDLTMSAEAGIRTSINALQQTLSF, from the coding sequence ATGAAATTATCATATGTAACAGATAGCTTAGGCCACTTACCCTTTGAAGAAATGTTGGACTTTGTAGCAGAGTTAGGTATTGATACGATTGAAATGACTACGGGAGGGTGGTCTTCAGCACCTCATTTAAAATTAGATGAATTATTAGAAAGTGAGCAAAAACGAAGTGAATTTTTAACTAGTTTAGAAAAACGTAATATCAAACTTTGTGCTTTAAATTGTTCGGGCAATCCTTTAGAGCCGGGTGAACTTGGTAAACAGCATCAGGAAGTTACAGAGAAAACAATGGAATTAGCTAAATTGTTAGGCGTAAAAAAAGTCATTATGATGAGTGGACTCCCAGCAGGAGGCCCTGAAGATAAGATTCCCAACTGGATTACATATACTATTAGCTGGCCGCCAGCCCTTAAAGAAATTTTAGATTATCAATGGAATGAAGTGGCTATTCCGTATTGGAAATCTTTGGTGAAAAAAGCTGGAGCATGTGGTGTAGAAAAGATTGCTCTAGAAAATTTCAGTTCCCAATTAGTATATAATCCAGAAACTTTATTTAGATTGCGCAATGCAGTTGGACCAATCGTTGGCTTAAACCTAGATCCAAGCCATCTAATTTGGATGGGTGCCGATCCAATTTTGGCAGCTAGAGAATTAGGGGAGGCTATTCATCATGTTCATGGTAAGGATGTTCGACTAGAGAGACATCTATCAGCTGTGAATGGTGTTTTGGAAACAAAAGAAATAACAGATATTACAAAAAGAGCTTGGAATTATGTAGCAGTGGGTTGTGGACAAGACTTGCAATGGTGGAAAGAGTTCTTCTCAGTAGTGAAGATGATGGGATACGATGCAGAAGTATCTTTAGAGATGGAAGATTTAACCATGTCAGCGGAAGCGGGGATAAGAACGTCTATCAATGCTTTACAACAAACATTAAGCTTTTAG
- a CDS encoding Gfo/Idh/MocA family oxidoreductase, giving the protein MMLNGEKKIPRPLRWAMVGGGRLGQVGYKHRTGALRDNTAFQLVAGAFDIDPVRGKDFGINIGVDENRCYPDYKTMFMEEALREDGIEVVSIATPNGTHYEICKAALEANLHVICEKPLFFTSEEGEEIKSLAEEKGRIVGVTYGFSGNQMLLQMRAMVEQGKIGDIRVVELQYTHGFNSNDNGDKTSDAQKWRVDPKIAGPSFVLGDLSTHTYYMSQLIMPHMKIKKLLCDRQSFVGSRAPLEDNAFVLMHYENGAVGRLWTSSINAGCMDGHRIRIVGSRASLEWWDSKPNELRFEVQGEPIQTLIRAMPYLDESCNADERLGALHQEGLSESWANIYLKLALAIDAKNRNDEETLKNLVYPDIDAGIDGILWIENCVRSAENGSVWVEFKDKKTFGIK; this is encoded by the coding sequence ATAATGTTAAACGGTGAGAAAAAAATTCCAAGACCATTACGTTGGGCTATGGTCGGAGGTGGGCGGCTTGGTCAGGTTGGATATAAACATCGTACTGGTGCACTGAGAGACAATACAGCTTTTCAATTAGTAGCAGGTGCATTTGATATAGATCCCGTAAGAGGAAAGGATTTTGGTATTAATATTGGGGTAGATGAAAACCGTTGTTATCCTGATTATAAAACAATGTTTATGGAGGAAGCGTTAAGGGAGGATGGTATTGAAGTTGTATCGATTGCAACCCCCAATGGGACTCATTATGAAATATGTAAGGCAGCACTAGAAGCTAACTTGCATGTTATTTGTGAAAAACCTTTGTTTTTTACCTCTGAGGAGGGTGAAGAGATTAAATCTCTTGCAGAGGAAAAGGGAAGAATTGTTGGTGTTACTTATGGTTTCTCTGGAAATCAAATGTTACTTCAAATGCGGGCTATGGTTGAACAAGGTAAGATTGGTGACATACGTGTGGTTGAATTGCAGTATACCCATGGTTTTAATTCCAATGACAATGGAGATAAAACAAGTGATGCTCAAAAATGGCGTGTTGATCCTAAGATTGCAGGACCAAGTTTTGTTTTAGGGGATCTTTCCACCCATACGTATTATATGTCTCAGCTGATCATGCCACATATGAAAATTAAAAAATTGCTATGTGATAGGCAGAGTTTTGTTGGGAGCCGTGCTCCTTTAGAGGATAATGCTTTTGTTCTAATGCATTATGAAAACGGAGCAGTAGGAAGGCTTTGGACTTCCTCTATTAATGCAGGTTGTATGGACGGTCATAGAATTCGCATTGTAGGATCAAGGGCAAGTTTAGAATGGTGGGATAGCAAACCGAATGAACTTAGGTTTGAGGTTCAGGGTGAACCTATTCAAACCCTCATTCGTGCAATGCCTTACTTAGACGAATCCTGTAATGCGGATGAGCGTTTAGGAGCACTACATCAAGAAGGATTGTCTGAATCGTGGGCAAATATTTATCTAAAATTGGCCCTTGCTATTGATGCTAAAAATCGGAACGATGAGGAAACATTAAAGAATCTAGTTTATCCTGATATCGACGCAGGTATTGATGGGATTCTTTGGATTGAAAATTGTGTTCGCTCTGCTGAAAATGGATCGGTGTGGGTAGAGTTTAAAGACAAAAAAACTTTCGGTATAAAGTGA
- the iolI gene encoding 2-keto-myo-inositol isomerase, with protein MKLCFNQATTRDNSNLANDLELCEKLGFDSIEIRTMDKLPEYLKDHPIEDLASYFNTHHIKPLAFNALVFFNNRDETGHQEIINEFKEMMEVGKKLGVQYVVAVPLVTEEKIVKHDIKNSCVEVLTELSNIADPYGIKIAVEFVGHPQCTVNTFGQAYDIVESVNRDNVGLVLDCFHFHAMGSRIEDLKKADGSRIFILHIDDTEDFPIGFLTDEDRLWPGLGAIDLDGILSTLKEIGFSDVVSVELFRPEYYQLDAEEVIKTAKETTVKVVSKYFKFDTAKVG; from the coding sequence ATGAAATTATGTTTTAATCAAGCTACTACACGTGATAATTCAAATCTTGCAAATGATTTGGAGTTATGTGAAAAACTGGGCTTTGATTCGATTGAAATCCGTACAATGGACAAGTTGCCTGAGTATCTAAAAGACCATCCAATTGAAGATTTAGCTAGTTACTTCAATACGCATCATATTAAGCCTCTAGCATTTAATGCATTAGTTTTCTTTAATAATCGTGATGAAACTGGACACCAAGAAATCATCAATGAATTTAAGGAGATGATGGAAGTAGGTAAAAAGTTAGGCGTTCAATATGTCGTAGCTGTTCCACTCGTGACGGAAGAAAAAATAGTAAAACATGATATTAAAAATAGTTGTGTAGAAGTATTAACAGAACTATCAAATATTGCAGATCCATATGGTATTAAAATTGCAGTGGAGTTCGTTGGACATCCACAATGTACAGTTAATACATTTGGCCAAGCATATGATATTGTTGAATCCGTTAATCGTGATAATGTAGGTTTAGTGTTGGATTGTTTCCATTTCCATGCGATGGGATCCAGAATAGAAGACTTAAAAAAAGCTGACGGTTCTAGAATCTTCATCTTACATATCGATGACACAGAAGACTTCCCTATTGGATTTCTAACAGATGAAGATCGCTTATGGCCGGGGTTAGGTGCAATCGATCTGGATGGAATTTTATCAACATTAAAAGAAATTGGTTTTTCTGATGTTGTATCCGTTGAGTTGTTTCGACCAGAATATTATCAACTTGATGCGGAAGAAGTAATTAAAACAGCTAAAGAAACAACAGTAAAGGTTGTCTCTAAATATTTTAAGTTTGATACTGCTAAAGTGGGGTGA
- a CDS encoding DeoR/GlpR family DNA-binding transcription regulator, protein MIKDKRVNKIEEYIIQHKSVSLDELMNVFKVSKNTIRRDVQELVDSGDFKKVYGGVAVNDERAKLESFHDRQVRNQTEKEMIGKAAANYVHDGDIIFIDSGTTTIEMIDYINIKQVTVITNNLDFIVRALPYENINVITPGGILERKTNSFGILKYMDMLNTYNINKAFMASTGISLSNGVTNASPLESELKSSIVNRSSEVFLLIDHNKFDKYGLMTYCGLDKIDFLITDAIPSEVYQSYAKKNDIQLIIAE, encoded by the coding sequence ATGATTAAAGATAAACGGGTCAATAAAATTGAGGAATATATTATTCAACACAAATCAGTGTCTTTAGATGAATTGATGAACGTGTTTAAAGTATCTAAAAATACGATTCGCCGTGATGTTCAGGAACTAGTAGACAGTGGAGATTTTAAAAAGGTATATGGAGGAGTAGCGGTAAATGATGAGCGTGCAAAATTAGAGTCTTTCCATGACCGTCAAGTACGTAATCAAACAGAAAAGGAAATGATCGGGAAAGCAGCTGCAAATTATGTACATGACGGAGATATTATTTTTATCGATTCAGGGACAACAACAATTGAAATGATTGACTATATTAATATAAAGCAGGTTACAGTTATCACCAATAATCTCGATTTTATTGTTCGCGCTCTTCCATATGAAAATATAAATGTAATTACACCTGGAGGAATCCTTGAAAGAAAAACAAATTCATTCGGGATTTTGAAATATATGGATATGTTAAATACTTATAATATTAATAAAGCTTTTATGGCATCGACAGGAATTTCCTTATCAAATGGTGTTACGAATGCTTCACCACTTGAAAGTGAATTAAAATCTTCTATTGTTAACAGAAGTTCTGAAGTATTTTTATTAATAGACCATAATAAGTTTGATAAGTATGGATTAATGACCTATTGCGGCTTAGATAAAATCGACTTCCTTATAACTGATGCAATACCTAGTGAGGTCTACCAGAGTTATGCAAAAAAGAATGATATCCAACTTATTATAGCTGAATAA
- a CDS encoding sugar ABC transporter substrate-binding protein, with protein sequence MSKKLIGFQMLFVLLVIILAGCGSSEKDKKNIVIGAAMPVFDDKFLSYLYDGIKEYDKEHDDVEVKMVDAKNDSGKQISQVETFVSQAVDAIIINPVDTDAVAPMVDIANGAGIPVIMVNRMPDEKTMEKIYAYVGSESLEAGFIQMEKVAEMLDGKGNIGIINGTLGDEAVVKRTKGNKDVVQKNPSIKIIREATADWQRSQGITLMENWIQSGEHFDAIVSNNDEMAIGAIMALEQAGKRGNIIVAGIDGTPDALEFVKEGKLDVTAFQDAYGQGKGAIEAAIKAVNGEVVNDKFINIPFELITKDNVDEYIKKWEK encoded by the coding sequence ATGAGTAAGAAATTAATCGGTTTTCAAATGCTTTTTGTGTTGCTTGTAATCATACTGGCTGGTTGTGGATCTAGTGAAAAGGATAAAAAGAACATCGTTATTGGGGCAGCAATGCCGGTATTTGATGATAAATTTTTATCTTACTTGTATGACGGGATAAAAGAATATGACAAAGAACATGATGATGTTGAAGTGAAGATGGTTGACGCGAAGAATGACTCAGGTAAACAGATTTCACAAGTAGAAACCTTTGTTTCACAAGCTGTGGATGCTATCATTATCAATCCGGTTGATACAGATGCTGTTGCGCCAATGGTAGATATAGCTAACGGGGCTGGAATACCAGTTATTATGGTTAATAGAATGCCAGATGAAAAGACTATGGAAAAAATCTATGCCTATGTTGGTTCTGAGTCACTTGAAGCTGGATTCATCCAAATGGAAAAAGTAGCTGAAATGCTTGATGGAAAAGGGAATATCGGCATTATAAACGGAACATTGGGAGATGAAGCCGTAGTCAAAAGAACAAAGGGTAATAAAGACGTGGTTCAGAAGAACCCGAGTATCAAGATTATTCGCGAAGCTACAGCTGATTGGCAAAGATCGCAAGGAATTACCTTAATGGAAAACTGGATTCAATCAGGTGAACATTTTGATGCGATTGTATCAAATAATGATGAAATGGCAATTGGAGCCATTATGGCTTTAGAACAAGCAGGTAAGCGTGGAAATATTATCGTTGCTGGTATTGACGGAACCCCAGATGCTTTAGAATTTGTAAAGGAAGGGAAATTAGATGTCACAGCCTTCCAAGATGCATATGGTCAAGGCAAGGGGGCAATTGAAGCAGCTATCAAGGCAGTCAATGGTGAGGTAGTAAACGATAAGTTCATTAATATCCCATTCGAACTAATAACGAAGGATAACGTTGATGAATACATCAAAAAGTGGGAAAAGTAA
- a CDS encoding sugar ABC transporter ATP-binding protein, with amino-acid sequence MAEYILELEHITKEFPGVKALDDIQLQVKKGTVHGLMGENGAGKSTLMKIIFGIFSPDKGTMKFKGKELKASGPKESVKNGISMIHQELSPVPHMTVAENIFLGREFTYGKTSLINNRKMIMESRKLFESLNMKIDPTDKMKDLSIANMQMVEIATAVSYNADLIIMDEPTSAITDKEVEQLFGIIQSLKAKGVSIIYISHKMDEIFKICDELTVFRDGKYIGTKSTNDFDQDTLIHMMVGREIKQVFHKEKAEIKEVVLSVQNLSRKEKFQNVSFELRKGEILGIAGLMGAGRTEVIESIFGIAPYDFGDIYVNGEKVKIKSPQDAIKHKMALLTEDRKLTGAFLPISIKENMIISNINKFLKFGLMNRQLVNDACNEMVQLLNIKTPHLNQIIMNLSGGNQQKVLLARWLLNDPDILILDEPTRGVDVGAKSEIHKIMSKLAHEGKAIIMISSELPEVLGMSDRIVVMHEGYKKGELAREEANQERVLELAYS; translated from the coding sequence GTGGCTGAATATATTTTAGAACTTGAGCACATAACCAAGGAATTCCCTGGTGTAAAGGCTTTAGATGATATTCAATTACAAGTGAAGAAAGGGACAGTTCATGGCTTGATGGGGGAAAATGGTGCAGGAAAATCTACTTTGATGAAAATTATATTTGGCATTTTTTCCCCTGATAAAGGAACGATGAAATTTAAAGGCAAAGAATTAAAAGCTTCAGGACCAAAAGAATCAGTGAAAAACGGAATTTCTATGATTCACCAAGAATTAAGCCCAGTCCCGCATATGACAGTAGCAGAGAATATATTTTTAGGCAGGGAATTCACATATGGAAAGACTAGTTTGATCAACAATAGAAAAATGATTATGGAGTCAAGGAAATTATTTGAGTCGTTAAATATGAAAATTGATCCAACAGATAAGATGAAGGATTTGAGTATTGCGAACATGCAAATGGTGGAGATTGCTACTGCAGTGTCGTACAATGCGGATTTAATTATTATGGATGAACCGACATCGGCAATAACGGACAAGGAAGTAGAGCAATTATTTGGGATTATTCAATCCTTGAAAGCAAAAGGGGTTTCTATTATTTATATTTCACATAAAATGGATGAGATTTTTAAGATTTGTGATGAGCTAACAGTATTCCGAGATGGCAAATATATCGGTACAAAGAGTACAAATGATTTTGATCAGGACACTTTAATTCACATGATGGTCGGCAGAGAAATTAAGCAAGTGTTTCATAAAGAAAAGGCTGAAATAAAGGAGGTCGTGTTATCCGTACAAAATTTATCCCGAAAAGAGAAGTTTCAGAATGTTAGTTTTGAATTAAGAAAAGGGGAAATCCTTGGAATTGCTGGATTAATGGGGGCAGGGAGAACAGAGGTAATTGAAAGTATTTTTGGCATCGCTCCTTATGATTTTGGTGATATTTATGTAAATGGTGAAAAAGTGAAAATTAAATCACCACAAGATGCGATTAAACACAAAATGGCACTGTTAACGGAAGATCGTAAGTTAACGGGTGCATTTCTGCCAATTTCCATTAAAGAAAATATGATTATCTCTAATATCAATAAATTTTTAAAGTTTGGTTTAATGAATCGGCAGTTAGTAAATGATGCGTGTAATGAAATGGTACAGCTTTTAAATATTAAAACACCGCACCTTAATCAGATTATTATGAATTTAAGTGGAGGAAATCAACAGAAGGTGCTCCTTGCTAGGTGGTTGCTGAATGACCCTGACATACTTATTTTAGATGAACCAACAAGAGGTGTGGATGTAGGTGCAAAATCGGAGATTCATAAGATTATGTCAAAGTTAGCTCATGAGGGAAAAGCGATTATCATGATCTCCTCTGAACTGCCGGAAGTATTGGGGATGAGTGACCGAATCGTTGTTATGCATGAAGGATATAAAAAAGGTGAACTAGCCAGGGAAGAAGCTAATCAGGAAAGGGTCCTAGAACTAGCCTATAGTTAA